In Thermococcus stetteri, the following proteins share a genomic window:
- a CDS encoding adenosylhomocysteinase, producing the protein MDCTKDYCVKDISLAPSGEKKIDWVSRFMPVLQSIRVDFEKRKPFKGVRIATTLHLEMKTAFLLLTLKAAGAEVSAAASNPLSTQDDVVAALAKAGVKVYAVRGEDREQYYEFIHKALDIRPNIIIDDGADMISTVHRERTELIPEIWGASEETTTGVIRLRAMEKDGVLKFPIIAVNDSYTKYLFDNRYGTGQSTWDGIIRTTNLLVAGKNVVVVGYGWCGRGIAMRARGLGATVIVVEVDPIRALEARMDGFIVTNMMEAARMGDIFITATGDINCIRKEHFEVMKDGVIMANAGHFDVEISKPDLEELAVEISEPRPNITEYKMADGRRLYLLAEGRLVNLAAADGHPAEIMDMSFALQAKAAEYIKENRGKLEPKVYVLPREIDEMVARIKLASMGIKIEELTEEQRRYLESWEHGT; encoded by the coding sequence ATGGACTGCACGAAGGACTACTGTGTTAAGGACATCTCGTTGGCACCGAGCGGGGAGAAGAAGATAGACTGGGTCTCCCGCTTCATGCCCGTTCTCCAGAGCATCAGGGTCGATTTTGAGAAGAGAAAGCCCTTCAAAGGCGTTAGAATTGCCACAACACTTCACCTCGAGATGAAGACGGCCTTTCTGCTCCTCACCTTAAAAGCGGCCGGGGCAGAGGTTTCGGCAGCTGCAAGCAACCCGCTCTCTACCCAGGACGACGTCGTTGCTGCTCTGGCAAAGGCAGGGGTCAAGGTCTACGCTGTAAGGGGCGAAGACAGGGAGCAGTACTATGAGTTCATTCACAAGGCCCTCGACATAAGACCGAACATCATCATAGACGACGGAGCGGACATGATAAGCACAGTTCACCGCGAGAGGACTGAGCTAATTCCCGAAATCTGGGGCGCGAGCGAGGAGACCACAACCGGTGTCATAAGGCTTAGGGCCATGGAGAAGGACGGCGTTCTGAAGTTCCCGATCATAGCGGTCAACGATTCCTACACCAAGTACCTCTTCGACAACCGCTATGGGACGGGACAATCAACTTGGGACGGCATCATAAGGACCACCAACCTCCTCGTGGCTGGAAAGAACGTCGTCGTTGTCGGCTACGGCTGGTGCGGAAGGGGCATAGCAATGCGCGCCCGCGGCTTGGGTGCGACGGTGATAGTCGTCGAAGTTGACCCGATAAGGGCCCTGGAAGCAAGGATGGACGGGTTCATAGTCACGAACATGATGGAAGCGGCGAGGATGGGGGACATCTTCATAACGGCCACAGGAGACATCAACTGCATAAGGAAGGAGCACTTCGAGGTCATGAAGGACGGCGTCATAATGGCCAACGCAGGCCACTTCGATGTCGAGATTTCCAAGCCAGACCTTGAGGAGCTGGCAGTCGAGATAAGCGAGCCGAGGCCGAACATCACCGAGTACAAGATGGCCGACGGCAGGAGGCTCTACCTCCTTGCCGAAGGCAGGCTGGTTAACTTGGCTGCAGCGGACGGCCACCCAGCGGAGATAATGGACATGAGCTTCGCGCTCCAGGCGAAGGCCGCTGAGTACATCAAGGAGAACCGCGGAAAGCTTGAGCCGAAGGTCTATGTCCTCCCGAGGGAGATCGACGAGATGGTGGCGAGGATAAAGCTTGCCTCGATGGGAATAAAGATAGAAGAGCTCACGGAAGAGCAGAGAAGGTATCTGGAGAGCTGGGAGCATGGTACTTAA
- the tsaA gene encoding tRNA (N6-threonylcarbamoyladenosine(37)-N6)-methyltransferase TrmO: protein MELQPFKIVPVGYVRKDEEPHETFIEILPEFAEAVEGLREGDWIKLVLWFHESDTPTRRRVLKVHPYGNPKNPLTGVFATRSPYRPNPIALYTVRIHRIEENRLYIDWIDAHDGTPVVDIKIFVERYDCPKEVPIEEREAHIQEGRMIGEVNVIPRKSDHLDELEEVSPEEYDALILEIGPKTTTLTAKELKDLIKTLKEVYDSLPVEIRDKLGEPEC from the coding sequence ATGGAGCTTCAGCCCTTCAAAATCGTCCCGGTTGGCTACGTGAGAAAGGACGAAGAGCCCCACGAGACGTTCATCGAAATACTCCCCGAGTTTGCAGAGGCTGTTGAAGGACTCCGCGAGGGAGATTGGATAAAGCTCGTCCTGTGGTTCCACGAGAGCGACACCCCGACCAGGCGGAGGGTTCTCAAGGTTCATCCCTACGGCAACCCGAAGAACCCACTCACCGGTGTGTTCGCAACGCGCTCGCCCTACAGACCGAACCCGATAGCGCTCTACACCGTCCGGATACACAGGATAGAGGAGAACAGGCTCTACATAGACTGGATTGACGCCCACGACGGGACGCCAGTCGTGGACATCAAGATATTCGTCGAGCGCTACGACTGTCCAAAGGAGGTTCCCATAGAGGAGAGGGAAGCCCACATACAGGAGGGCAGGATGATAGGAGAAGTGAACGTCATACCCCGAAAGAGCGACCACTTGGATGAGCTGGAGGAGGTCTCTCCGGAAGAGTACGATGCTCTCATCCTTGAAATTGGGCCGAAGACCACGACGCTAACTGCCAAGGAGCTGAAGGATTTAATAAAGACCTTGAAGGAAGTCTATGATAGCCTCCCAGTTGAGATCAGGGACAAGCTCGGTGAGCCCGAATGCTGA